GCGTCCTGCTGCTCGCGGGTGATGCCGTGTTCCTTGGCCACGTTCTCGGCGGTGATGCCCATGTGGTACTGGTTGTACACGTCCCACAGGCCGTCGACGATCATGGTGTCGGTCATCTTCCAGTCGCCCATGCGCTGGCCTTCGCGCGAACCATTGAGCACGTGGGGCGACAGGCTCATGTTCTCCTGGCCGCCGGCCACCACGATCTCGCTGTCGCCCGTGGCGATGGCCTGGGCGGCCAGCATGACGGCCTTCAGGCCCGAGCCGCAGACCGCGTTGATGGTGAGGGCGGGGGTTTCCTTGGCCACGCCGGCCTTCATCATGGCCTGGCGTGCGGGGTTCTGGCCGACGCCAGCCGTCAGCACCTGGCCCATGATGACTTCGCCGACCTGGTCCAGCGGCACCTTGGCGCGGGCCAGGGCCTCCTTGATGACGATGGCGCCCAGTTCGGTGGCGGGGGTCTTGGCGAGTGCGCCGCCGAACTTGCCCACGGCCGTGCGAACGGCGGAAACGATGACGATGTCTTCCATATCAGTCCTTTTTGTGCAGAAACGGGAATCTTGAAATCGGGGAGCCCGGCGGGCGCGGCACGCCCGTGCGGCCGATTGTGTCAGCCGCCCGGCGCACACACCGCGGCGTCAGGCTTTTTGCTTGACGTAGCGCCCCGGCGCCGGTTCGGTGGCCTTGAAACGCGTGCCACGGCCATAGGCCTTGGGCGCCGCGACTAGCTTGCCCGCATGGCCCTTGAGCCAGCGCGACCAGTCGGTCCACCAGCTGCCGGGGTGCTCGGTGGCGCCCTTGAGCCATTCGTCGAGCGTGCCGGGCAACTGGCCGTCCTCGCGCAGCCAGTGGCTGCGCTTTTTCTTGGCGGGCGGGTTGATCACGCCGGCGATGTGTCCGGACGCCCCCATGGCGAAGCGCTTCTTGCCCGGCAGCACCTGGGTGGAGGCATAGGCCGCATCAATGGGCACGATGTGGTCCTCGCGCGAGCCGTAGATGTACACCGGCAGATCCACGAGGTTCAGGTCGATGGCCTCGCCGCACACCGTGAGCCGGCCGGGCCGCACCAGATTGTTCTCGAGGTAGAAATTGCGCAGGTACCAGGCATAGAAGGGCCCGGGCAGATTGGTGCTGTCGCTGTTCCAGTAGAGCAGGTCGAACGGCGGCGGCGTCTCGCCCTTGAGGTAATTGCCCACCACGTAGTTCCACACCAGGTCGTTGGGCCGCAGGAAGCTGAACGTGGAGGCCAGGTCCTGCCCCTTCATCATGCCGCCCTTCCCCATCTGCAGCTCGCGGAACTGCACGAACGCCTCGTCGATGAACACGTCCAGGATGCCGGTGTTGGAAAAGTCGATGAGCGTGGTGAGGAAGGTGGCGCTCGCCACCGGCTCTTCGCCGCGCGCGGCCAGCACGGCCAGCGCATTGCTCAGGATGGTGCCGCCCACGCAGAAACCCAGGGCGTTGATCTGCGCCGCGCCGGTGATGTCCTGCACCGTGCCGATGGCGGCCAGCGCGCCCTCTTGCACATAGTCGTCCCACGTTTTATGGGCCAGCGAATCGTCGGGATTGCGCCAGCTCACGACGAAGGTGCGGTGCCCCTCGCTCACGGCATGGCGGATCAGCGAGTTCTCGGGCTGCAGGTCGAGGATGTAGAACTTGTTGATGCACGGCGGCACCATGAGGAAGGGCCGCTCGTGCACCTTGTCCGTGAGCGGCTTGTATTCGATGAGCTGGAACAGCGCGTTTTCGAACACGACCGCGCCCTCGGTGGTGGCCACGTTGCGGCCGACCTCGAACAGGCTTTCGTCGGTCATCGAGACGTGGCCCTGGCGCAGGTCGTGCAGCAGGTTGGCCACCCCTTTGGCGATGCTCTCGCCCTGCGTTTCGATGGCTTTCTTCTGGGCCTCGGCATTGAAGGCGAGGAAGTTGCTGGGTGCCATGGCGGCCATCCATTGCTCCACGCCGAACCGGATGCGCGCGCGAGTCTTGGCATCGGCTTCGACCGCATCGACCAGGCCCATGAGGGTGCGCGCGTTGAGCAGGTAGGCCGCCGCCGAGAAGGCCGCCACGGGGTTCTGGGCCCAGGCCTCGCTGCTGAAACGGCGGTCCGCGCTGGCGTTGGCCTGCGCGCCCTGCGTCCACAGCGTGGTGGCCTCCTTCACGTACTGCTGCTGCAGGGCCGCGAGCTTTTCGGGGGCGAACTGCACCGAAGCTGCAGGCGCCTTGGCGAAGGCGCCTGCAGCGCCCGCCGGGGCGGCCTGCTGGAAAGCCTGCATCGCCTGGGTCCAGCCCTTGCCCAGCATTTGCTGGAACTGCTGGAACTGCTGGAATGCCTGGGTGTCCGCTCCCCAGGGTGCTTCAGAATCCGCCATGTTCGTCTCCTCCACAAGAATATGCATGGCCGCGTCAGGGGCGGACCATTGCGGCCATTGTTGCCGAGCGGCGAGCACCGTGGCAACGCCGCTTGCCTTTTTTCACCAACTGCCTTCCAACCCAGGCCCTCACATGTATCTCGTTGTCATTGGATGGCTGTATGTCACGCTGCTGATGGCGGTGGCCGAAGCCATGGCCCCGAACGGCACGGTGCTCGGCGCCATCATCACCTTCGCCCTCTACGGGCTGCTGCCCATGTCGATCGTGGTGTACATCCTGGGCACGCCGGGCCGCAAACGCGCGATCCACGCGCGGCAGCTGGCCGAGCGCGAGGCCGCGCAGGCGGCAGCCGCAGGGCAGACGCCTGGCCCCACGCCAGCGCCGCCATCAGCCGTCGGCGGCGCGGTCGAGCCAGATGCAGGCAGCGAAGCGCCCGCTGCCGCCGAAGGCGCTGCCGTACCGGTGCGAAAAGAACCGTGACGGCTGGCCCACGGTGCACCACGCGGCGCTGCCGTCGTTGCCGTCGTTGCCGTAGACGCGGTCCACGCCCAGGGATTGCAGCCGCTGCCGCGCCAGGCCGGCGAGATCGGCGAGGTATTTGCCTCCGCCCTGAGGGCTGAAATTCCGGTCGGCCGCAGGCAGCGCGTCGCAGAACGCGGCGCGCACTTCCGGGCCCACTTCGAACGCCGTCGGGCCGATGCAGGGGCCCAGCCAGGCGATGCAATCTCCCCAGGAATCCGCCGCAGGCTCCGCCACGGATTCCAGCGCCTGCGAGGCAGATGCTACGTTTTTTATAGCATCATGCCCTAGTTCTGATTGCGCTGGAGGCCTAAAACACTCCAAGGCTGCTTCCAGCACGCCGCGGCCGTCCTGCCCTGCCAGCCCCCGCCAGCCCGCATGCGCGGCCGCCACGCGGGTGCCGCGCGCATCGGTCAGCAGCACCGGCAGGCAGTCGGCCACCATGATCGTGCAGGCCACACCCGGCCCGGTGGCCGTGCAGGCATCGGCCTCGGTGCCGTCCGGGGTTTCGGGGCCGAGCGCGGCCACCTGCCAGCCATGCACCTGGCGCAAGAAGACCGGCCGGGCCGTCTGGCCGTCACCCCAGCGCAGCGCGTCGCCAAGGATGCGCCGGTTGGCCTGAACCGCTTGCGGATCGTCCCCCACGTGGTCGCCCAGGTTGAGGGCGCCGTAGGGCGCGGCGCTGACACCGCCAGCGCGCGTGGTGCACAGCGCGCGCACGTGGGCGGGCGCCGGCCAGTCGGGCACCAGCCAATCGTGGCCCGGTGGTGGCATGGACATCGGGGCGATCAGGCTTCGTGGTCCGGGCAGGCGGACGGGTGCGCGCCCTGGAAGGCGGGGAGCGCCATGGCGGCTTCCCACGCGGCCATGGTGAGCGGCAGGCCGTCCAGGTTCACGCGAAAGCGCTGGGCATTGAAGATCTGCGGCACCAGGCAGCAGTCGGCCAGCGTGGGCACGTCGCCCCAGCAGAACTGGGAGGGGGCCAGTCCCGCAGCCTGCCGCTCCTGCGCCAGCAGGCCCAGCTGGCGTTCGAAGGCCGCCAGGCCGTTGCGCGTCCAGTGGTGGTACCAGGCGGTCTTGGTGTCTTCGCTCTGCTGCAGTTCCTGCGTGAGGTACTTGAGCACGCGCAGGTTGTTGATGGGGTGGATCTCGCAGGCGATCATCTGCGCCAGCGCCCGCACCTGGGCGCGGCCGAGCGGGTCGGCGGGCAGCAGGGGCGGCTCGGGGTGCGTCTCGTCGAGGTACTCGATGATGGCCAGCGACTGCGCCAGGGTGTGGCCGTCGTCGGTGACCAGCGCCGGCACGAGCGGATCGCCCAGCCGGTCGGCATAGGCGGGAAGGCGGTGTTCGGCACGCACCAGGTGCACCGGCACATAGTCGTAGGGCAGGCCCTTGATCCCCAGGGCGATGCGCACGCGGTACGAGGACGATGAACGGAAGTAGTTGAACAGCTTCATGGTGCGGCGAGCATAACGCCGCCCCGCCGGGGACAGCGACCACGCCGGCCCCGTGGCACACTGCCGGTTTGCGCCCGCGCCGGCACGATGCCGCCGCGCGGCCCTCGCAGCACCCGGCGCGGCCAGCCCCGCGCCGTCCCTTTTCGAAGAAAGGCAGACATGAGCTATGTGATTC
This region of Acidovorax sp. GBBC 1281 genomic DNA includes:
- a CDS encoding PHA/PHB synthase family protein, with protein sequence MADSEAPWGADTQAFQQFQQFQQMLGKGWTQAMQAFQQAAPAGAAGAFAKAPAASVQFAPEKLAALQQQYVKEATTLWTQGAQANASADRRFSSEAWAQNPVAAFSAAAYLLNARTLMGLVDAVEADAKTRARIRFGVEQWMAAMAPSNFLAFNAEAQKKAIETQGESIAKGVANLLHDLRQGHVSMTDESLFEVGRNVATTEGAVVFENALFQLIEYKPLTDKVHERPFLMVPPCINKFYILDLQPENSLIRHAVSEGHRTFVVSWRNPDDSLAHKTWDDYVQEGALAAIGTVQDITGAAQINALGFCVGGTILSNALAVLAARGEEPVASATFLTTLIDFSNTGILDVFIDEAFVQFRELQMGKGGMMKGQDLASTFSFLRPNDLVWNYVVGNYLKGETPPPFDLLYWNSDSTNLPGPFYAWYLRNFYLENNLVRPGRLTVCGEAIDLNLVDLPVYIYGSREDHIVPIDAAYASTQVLPGKKRFAMGASGHIAGVINPPAKKKRSHWLREDGQLPGTLDEWLKGATEHPGSWWTDWSRWLKGHAGKLVAAPKAYGRGTRFKATEPAPGRYVKQKA
- a CDS encoding polyphenol oxidase family protein, which encodes MSMPPPGHDWLVPDWPAPAHVRALCTTRAGGVSAAPYGALNLGDHVGDDPQAVQANRRILGDALRWGDGQTARPVFLRQVHGWQVAALGPETPDGTEADACTATGPGVACTIMVADCLPVLLTDARGTRVAAAHAGWRGLAGQDGRGVLEAALECFRPPAQSELGHDAIKNVASASQALESVAEPAADSWGDCIAWLGPCIGPTAFEVGPEVRAAFCDALPAADRNFSPQGGGKYLADLAGLARQRLQSLGVDRVYGNDGNDGSAAWCTVGQPSRFFSHRYGSAFGGSGRFAACIWLDRAADG
- the maiA gene encoding maleylacetoacetate isomerase, whose amino-acid sequence is MKLFNYFRSSSSYRVRIALGIKGLPYDYVPVHLVRAEHRLPAYADRLGDPLVPALVTDDGHTLAQSLAIIEYLDETHPEPPLLPADPLGRAQVRALAQMIACEIHPINNLRVLKYLTQELQQSEDTKTAWYHHWTRNGLAAFERQLGLLAQERQAAGLAPSQFCWGDVPTLADCCLVPQIFNAQRFRVNLDGLPLTMAAWEAAMALPAFQGAHPSACPDHEA